A stretch of DNA from Natrinema halophilum:
TTCCCGTTCCCGTTACTGGGACTGTTGTCACTCGAACGGAGCGTTATTCGACTTCGAGCCACGGCACCTCCATGAGTGCCGGGATGTGCGTTTCGATGTGATGTTCCCAGACGCCTTCTTCGCCGAACGCTTCCCCGTGGTCGGCGGTCACGATTACTGTACCATCCAGTTCCGAGATCAGATCGGCGACCGACTCGAGGGCGATTCGAAGGTTCTCTTCGTAAAGCGCCATCGCGGTCTCACGGGTTCCGTTCTTGACGAGGTCTGCCGGATCGAGTTCGAGCCAGAGTCCAGCTTTCTGGGCGAGTTCGCTTCCCTCGAGTGTGTTTTCGACCTTCGGTCGGATCGTATCGCCGAGTGACGAAAGCGCCCCGCCCCCGCCGTCGGTCTCCTTTTCGGCTTCCTCCTGTTTTCGGATGCTTTTCTGAATTTGTTTTAGCTTCTGTCCTTTTCCACGAGAGAGGTAGGGTGCGTGTGGCTGCATATAATGGATGACCGTTCGTTCCGCTTTCTCGACGGCATCGCGGTGTTCGTGAAAAGCCTCCCCGAGGCTCTCTGGTGGCACCGTCCCGAGGTCGTCGTCCCAGCCGGTCTTCCAGACGTCGAAGACGTTACTGATGTGTTCGGATGCCGACCACTCGTAATCACAGCTGGCTCCCCACTTGAGTTCGTTCAGTGGGATGCCCAAGTCGTTGATGAAGGGATTTCCGGAGAAGTAAGCGAGATCGTGGTTGTCGGTGAACGTTCGATAGGCCCATTCTGGCGTGGACGAACCCGTACTCCAGCGCTTTTCCAGCGTTCCATCGAGATAGTCGTCGTACACCTCGCTGAACACGTCGTACCGGCACGCATCCAGCACCAGGCAGTAGTCCCAGTCCGATTCGAGGAAGTGCTGGTCTTCCATTAGTTGCGGCTACCTTTCGAGTCGACCTACGTATTCTTATTGGTTCCCGGAAAGTCACCGCAATCGCCCCTATCGGGTACCACAATCAGGCGTGATCCATACGGGTTGGTGCCCAGTCGAACCGACGATTTATTCGAGGTAGCCCAGCTCTCGGAGTCGGTCTCGGGTTTCCTCGTCTGCTTCTGCCAGTGCGTCGCCACTGTCGGCGACTCGTTCGTCGGGGTCGTCCCACGCGCCGCCGACGGCTTCCTCGAACCGAGCGAGCGCCCGCTCCGTGGCGGCTACGATCTCGTCGTCGGCCGGATTAACGGGCGAGTCTTCGGCCGGATCATCGTCCAGTCGGTAGCCTTCGTCGGGAATCCGATCCCCACGGACGTACTTTGCATCGGTGGTTCGGGCGGCCCGCAATCGCGAGTAGGCACGATGATCGTCGGGGAGAACGATGCCGGCCTCGTTGGCTTTCTCCTCGAGGTGGTGGAGTTCGATGACCGGTTGTTCGTACTCGACAAACGCGTAATCGGCACCGGCTTCACCCTCGAGTACCGCGTGCTGACCGGGGTCTGATTCAGTTCCACCGTCGAACTCCCGGTACTCGCTTTTGAATAGCGATCGCGTCGGATCGAAACCGACGGCGCCATCCTCTCCGCCCGTCTCGCCCAGTGCGTCCGGGTCGACGTTCATCGCGTCGAGGGTCGTGTGATAGAGGTCCAGTAGTTCCACGAGGTCGTCGCGACGACCGGCTTCGAGATCCGGATGTTTCACGAGCAGTGGAACGTTAATAAGCTGGTCGTAGAGGCTGAACTCGTGGCCGTAAAGGTCGTGCTCGCCGTGGAGTTCGCCGTGGTCTGCACAGACAATAACCGTCGTGTCCTTCCACTGGTCGGTCTCGCGAAGCCACGAGAACAGGCGACCGAGTTCGGCATCCATGTGGGCTATCTCGGCGTCGTAGAGCCCGCGGATGGCCTCCCATTCGTCGTCGTCGATTGCTCGAGCGCCGGAGTTGTACTCTTTGGAATTCTGGCAGACGTCGTCGGGGTCAACGCCGGGAGCGAACGTCTCCCGATACTCTTCGGGTGGATAGTATGGCAGGTGGGCATCCATTAGATTGACGAACGCGAACCAGCCTGCTTCGCTATTGCTACCGTCGATAAACGACCTGGTTCGGTCGATAACTGCCGGCGTCTTCGAATCTGCGCCCTCCCCGCTGGCGAGTTTTGCGTGGGCCATCGCGCCGAGTCTAACAAGTTTCGACGCCAGTTCGCGCAGGTAGTCGTTGTCATTGACCGTTTGCCAGGCGCTTGCTAGGGGGCCCGAGAGAACGTCGCGAGGCAGGACTTCGAAGAACGAATCATGGTCGTCGAAACCGTCCGTGAGGCTGGTGTAGGGGGTGATCCAGGCGTTCGAGGAGTAACACGCCGTATCGCAACCTGCCGTCGAGAGAATCGATGCGAGAGTCGTTACGTCGTCGAGGTACGGGCTTCCCTGATCAGCACCGTGCTGGCTGGGATAGAGGCCGGTAAACAGCGAGGCGTGGACCGGCAACGTCCACGGAGCGGGGGCGGTCGCCGACTCGAAAACGGTTGCTTCCTCGGCAAACCGAGTTAGTTCGGGTGTCGTCTCCCGTTCGTAGCCGTACGGGCCGAGATGATCCTTTCGGACCGTATCCAGAACGACAAAGAGGACGTTCGACGAACGAGTCCTGTCCATTACTACCGACACTCGTCTCCACGCCAATAAATCGATTGAAGGGTAACAGGCGATGGCTGCGCAGGGGACTTCCGTTCATCGACGTCGATCAGACGTTTCAAGTTTACTGACGATTGATACCAGCCATGGACGAGCGAAATCGACGCGCGTTTCTTATCGGCGTATTCGGGACACTCGCGGTCTTTGCCGTGTTGTTCTTCTTCGTCGGCGCGCGCGGTATTGTCGACTCGCTGCTTTCAGCGGACCCGTCGCTGGTCGCCGGAACGTTCGGCCTCGCACTCTGCTGGCTGGCGGCTTGGAGCCTGATGCTTCGTACCGTCCTCGCAGCACTCGGGGTCCACGTACCCGTCGGCAAGTCCTTTTTCGTCTACGCCGGCGCCGTCTTCGCCAACAACGTGACCCCGTTCGGTCAGGCCGGCGGCGAACCGATAGCGGCATTGCTCATCTCGAAGGTTTCCGACGCTCGCTACGAAACCGGCCTCGTCGGAATCGCTAGCGTCGACGTTATCAACGTCGTCCCCTCGATTTCGCTCATCCTCGTCGGCGTCGCATACTACGCGACCACCGCCGCCCTGGCGAATCGCCTCGAGACGGCGGTCGGATCGGCGGTCGCGCTGATCGGCGGCATCGTCATCGTCATGGTACTCGTCTGGCGTTATCACAATACCATCGTCGAGCGACTCCCCGCCATCGTCGCCCCCAGACTCGGGCGGTTCGATCGATTCGATTCTGAAACGCTCGAATCGGATATCGCGGAACGAATGGGAAGATTCTTCGAAAACATCGAGCGAGTAGCGACGGATCGGTGGCGACTCGTCGCCGTTGTCGGGTTATCGCTGTGCGGCTGGTTGTTTCAGACGGCGGCCCTGACGGTCGCGTTCGCCGCACTGGGATACAGCGTCCCGGCGTACGTGTTGCTGTTCGTGATTCCGCTGGCGAATCTCGCGGGAGCAGCTCCGCTCCCGGGCGGTCTCGGTGGCATCGAAGCTGCATTCGTCACTCTTCTGGTGCCGACTACGATGGTCCCGGCGTCGGCGGTTACTGCGGCGGTACTCATCTTCCGGGGAGCGATCTACTGGATGCCGGTCCTGATCGGCGGGATATCGGTGTCGGCGTTCGGCGTTCGAGCGCTGCGGTGACCCCGTCTGCCGGGGCGACCGAGCGGTTGATTTTCGTCTGGTACCGATACTCGAGTAGCTATCAGCATGTATCAGGAAGGGCACTCGGGGTTCAACGCATTGCTATACGCCCCGTTTCTACCGCTGGTGAGCAGCTATTGGTCGTTCGAACTGGCGCTGCTCGGGGCGTTGCTCGCCGTCGGTGTGGCGAATCTTCCGGATCTCGATCAGCCACTACCGCGGATCAGCCACCGCGGACCGACCCATACGGTCTGGTTTGCCATTCTCGTCGGATCGGTCGCAGGCTTCGGGACTGCCATCGTCGTTCCGTCGATACCGCAGGCATTTCAGTTCGGCTTTGCCGTCGGAACCGGTGGCATCCTCGCTCATCTCGCAGGCGACGCCGTGACGCCGATGGGCATCACACCGTTTGCACCCGTCTGGCGGGGCCACGTAACGCTCGATTGGTTCAAGTCGAAAAACAGCCGCATCAACCGAGCCGTGTTGCTCGTGGGCTCCATTGCGTTGTTCTCGTCTCTGGCCCTGACGGTCGCGTATTCGGTATTAGTCGCCCCGATCGGCTAACCAACCGGGCGCGACGGGCCGCGACCGATCTTCACCGACGATCGCTCGCCGGTATCGCGACTCGGCCGCATCTCGAGATAGTCGCTATTCGTTCGACCGCGGATCGGTCGATTGGGAGACGAGGATGGTGATCGACACGGCCCAGAGCAGTCCCGTTGTGATCGGGCTGTGAACCGGGAGCCCCGGACTCCAGGTCGTCTCGATCGGAAACAGCCAGTCGATTCCCCTCGGCGAGAGCGAGTCGATCGCGAGGTGCGACCCGATTGCCAATCCGACGGCCGCCGCACTCTCACGAGAGCGACTGCTGAGCGCGTAGGCACTCCCGACGACGGTCAGCGCGAACAGAGGCGTGTGAGTTATGCCTCGGTGGACGAACGGCCATTCCCAGACGACCGGAAACAAAAAGTCACCGTCAGGAAGGAGCCCGAAGACGATTCCGAGCCGCGGATCGGCATCGGTGAAACCACGGACCAGAGCGTACCCCACGAACGCGTGTGTCAGGAATGCCACTGCCAGAAATAGCACTCGGTTCGGCTCCATTGGGCCCCGTTCGTCGGTCACCATCACATAGTTTATGGCTGCCGAACGCCGAATGTAATATTAACAACGCGATCTGTGGCACGATGGATCAATAATGTTTACATTCCCGATGGAATACGCACGACGTATGCATCCGCTGCAACTCGAGGAGGCGCCGTCCTGGCTCGAGTCGACGTTCACATCGGATATCGCCCTCGTGGTATTCTTTGGGATCTGTATCCTCGAAGGCGCGATGCTCCTTCGGTTCATGCCGAGCGAACTCGTCGTGCCCGCCGCGCTCGCACTGATCGGTTCCACGGTCGCGCAAACGATCACGATCGTCTCAGTCGCGGTCGTCGGGACGACGATCGGCCAGTTCTGCCTCTTTTGTCTCGTCCGACGCGGCGGACGGGAGTACGTCGTACAAAAGCGCTGGTTCCCGATCAGCGAATCCCGACTCGAACGGTTCGACGGCTGGTTCGATCGCTGGGGGGCGATCGCCGTTCCCGTAAGCAATACATTGTTGTTCGTTCGCGGACTGCTCACCGTTCCTGCCGGCCTGTCCGAAATGGACCGGCGAACGTTCGTGGTGCTGTCCGCAGCGGGGTCTCTGTCCTTCCAGTCGATCCTCGCAAGTCTCTACCTGTTCGGCGGCCACCTGCTCGCCTAGTCGGCCGGACCCGCTGGGTGTGTACCGGACCCGCTGGGTGTGGCCGGACCTGCTGGGTGTGTACCGAACCCGCTGGGTGTGGCCGGACCTGCTGGGTGTGTACCGAACCCGCTGGGTGTACCCGCGGGGAAAATGAGGAACGATTGCTCGAGTACGTCGACGGTATTCCGCGCGGACGAACTCGTTCTCCGTCGGGTTCAATTGCCCCCTTGTCGGTAAATCGGGAGCCGGAACCTGACTCCGGCGTCGTGGAGTTGCCACCTGATTTCCAGACCGACCCACGCCAGTCCGGTCAGAAGCGCGATACCGATCGCGGCAAATTCCGACGATCCCATCCAGACCGGGCTCACGAAGAGCAAGGCGTTGTATATTCTGTGGGGAAGGATCCACTCGACAACTCCGCCGAGATACTCGAGCGGCTCGAACCCGAACATGGCGCTACTGTCGTCACCACCGCCACCATCGCCGCCTTCGGCGGCCGTTCTGGATTCGTAGCCGAGTTCGGCGGCGCTTTGCCCGCCCGCACTTTCGTCACCGGTCTCGAGGCGTTCGGATTCGTAGGGGAGCGTCGATCCGACTTCCCACACGATTCCGCCGGATTCGTTGACCTCTATCACGCGATTGCCGTGAGTGTCGGTGATCAGCGTGTTCCCGTTCGGGAGACGATCGGCATCCCGTGGCCACTGGATTTGATCGTCTTCCCACAGCCAGGTTCGATTCCATTCGCCGTCTTCGCGCTGGAACTCTTTGATCTGGCCGTTCTCGGAGTCGGCGACGACCACTGCCGGACCGCCGTTGCTTTCGGGGATATAATCCGGATTGTGCTGTTCGTGCAGGATGTCGTGTTCGTTCTCGGCTCCGAGCGTCCAGTTGCCAAGCAGCCCTTTCTGACGATCGAGGAAGACGACCTGATCCTGATTTCGCAGACTGGCCATGATCCGACCCTCCATCTGTCCGCTCTCGATGTACTCGACGTCGTTTATGTGGGCCCAGTCGCGAGGCCAGGAGTGACCGCCCTCGAGGGGGAAGTCACTCTGGGCATCCCAGAGCCACTCGACGACCTCCGTCTCGGTGTTAACGACGAAGACCTGATCAGAGACCATATCGGCGACGACGAGGTG
This window harbors:
- a CDS encoding sulfatase, coding for MDRTRSSNVLFVVLDTVRKDHLGPYGYERETTPELTRFAEEATVFESATAPAPWTLPVHASLFTGLYPSQHGADQGSPYLDDVTTLASILSTAGCDTACYSSNAWITPYTSLTDGFDDHDSFFEVLPRDVLSGPLASAWQTVNDNDYLRELASKLVRLGAMAHAKLASGEGADSKTPAVIDRTRSFIDGSNSEAGWFAFVNLMDAHLPYYPPEEYRETFAPGVDPDDVCQNSKEYNSGARAIDDDEWEAIRGLYDAEIAHMDAELGRLFSWLRETDQWKDTTVIVCADHGELHGEHDLYGHEFSLYDQLINVPLLVKHPDLEAGRRDDLVELLDLYHTTLDAMNVDPDALGETGGEDGAVGFDPTRSLFKSEYREFDGGTESDPGQHAVLEGEAGADYAFVEYEQPVIELHHLEEKANEAGIVLPDDHRAYSRLRAARTTDAKYVRGDRIPDEGYRLDDDPAEDSPVNPADDEIVAATERALARFEEAVGGAWDDPDERVADSGDALAEADEETRDRLRELGYLE
- a CDS encoding lysylphosphatidylglycerol synthase transmembrane domain-containing protein, which produces MDERNRRAFLIGVFGTLAVFAVLFFFVGARGIVDSLLSADPSLVAGTFGLALCWLAAWSLMLRTVLAALGVHVPVGKSFFVYAGAVFANNVTPFGQAGGEPIAALLISKVSDARYETGLVGIASVDVINVVPSISLILVGVAYYATTAALANRLETAVGSAVALIGGIVIVMVLVWRYHNTIVERLPAIVAPRLGRFDRFDSETLESDIAERMGRFFENIERVATDRWRLVAVVGLSLCGWLFQTAALTVAFAALGYSVPAYVLLFVIPLANLAGAAPLPGGLGGIEAAFVTLLVPTTMVPASAVTAAVLIFRGAIYWMPVLIGGISVSAFGVRALR
- a CDS encoding metal-dependent hydrolase — protein: MYQEGHSGFNALLYAPFLPLVSSYWSFELALLGALLAVGVANLPDLDQPLPRISHRGPTHTVWFAILVGSVAGFGTAIVVPSIPQAFQFGFAVGTGGILAHLAGDAVTPMGITPFAPVWRGHVTLDWFKSKNSRINRAVLLVGSIALFSSLALTVAYSVLVAPIG
- a CDS encoding metal-dependent hydrolase, producing MEPNRVLFLAVAFLTHAFVGYALVRGFTDADPRLGIVFGLLPDGDFLFPVVWEWPFVHRGITHTPLFALTVVGSAYALSSRSRESAAAVGLAIGSHLAIDSLSPRGIDWLFPIETTWSPGLPVHSPITTGLLWAVSITILVSQSTDPRSNE
- a CDS encoding DedA family protein, with translation MHPLQLEEAPSWLESTFTSDIALVVFFGICILEGAMLLRFMPSELVVPAALALIGSTVAQTITIVSVAVVGTTIGQFCLFCLVRRGGREYVVQKRWFPISESRLERFDGWFDRWGAIAVPVSNTLLFVRGLLTVPAGLSEMDRRTFVVLSAAGSLSFQSILASLYLFGGHLLA
- a CDS encoding aryl-sulfate sulfotransferase — its product is MTTQSLPSPARVRSEITRNRLRAALAVLILVSAGVVAASASSGGLSTASKESVPNAPPTENHTVVTESGRAGTITAYAPDGEVLYYNNSRTKYFDVDPVEGEPLTVEYATTDTIHTEGPNCGDPPCTRNVIERADLETGDVDVIYERYDYKEYAGEWHDFDRINETHLVVADMVSDQVFVVNTETEVVEWLWDAQSDFPLEGGHSWPRDWAHINDVEYIESGQMEGRIMASLRNQDQVVFLDRQKGLLGNWTLGAENEHDILHEQHNPDYIPESNGGPAVVVADSENGQIKEFQREDGEWNRTWLWEDDQIQWPRDADRLPNGNTLITDTHGNRVIEVNESGGIVWEVGSTLPYESERLETGDESAGGQSAAELGYESRTAAEGGDGGGGDDSSAMFGFEPLEYLGGVVEWILPHRIYNALLFVSPVWMGSSEFAAIGIALLTGLAWVGLEIRWQLHDAGVRFRLPIYRQGGN